The following is a genomic window from Ictalurus furcatus strain D&B chromosome 14, Billie_1.0, whole genome shotgun sequence.
CAGCATTGCGTGGGCGGGTTTCTACTTGTGCAGGTGCTAGACAGATTCAAACAAAGCACACAGCACATAAAAATAAGTCACAagaataagtcttttcaaggtatagaaaatacatgtgtcagctataataaaggatggcagttgatcagcttatcaGAAGAGGTAATtaagtgaatacattcatcataggtatttgacagcagttcataatataagaaaatacatgacataagagaatttcctttcaataacaaaatgtttttgttattaatCTTAAATCTCAATAGCAAGATACTGACTGATTTTGTTTTGCCTGGTTACAAACTgtcgacactggagactccttccagaaacattaaaaaaaacgtcTTCTTACAGACAACTCCGCCATGCCAACAGttacaaatgtttttacatCTGTTTATGTGAAGCGGCCGCCGTACGTGTCCCcgtgaatgagcggttactatagaaacgatagcatATTAGAACAATAatgaatgagcgcattaatataaacctgtgatttcagAGCTGCTCTCTTGTTTTCTTCCTGACAGAGACATACCATGTGGAGGTTACAGAGCAAAACATTGCTGTCCTAAAGTGTGGCAAACAGACCAAAGGTAATGTGACCTGGAGCAGAGACGTTGACGGAAACAGGCTGGACATTATCACCGTCCAAGGTGGAAAAGTGATCAAACACATCAGAGACCCACAAAGACGTTACAACATAGGAGCAAGTCTAATCCTGATCATATTGAGAGTCTCGCAGTCGGACGCTGGTCAATATCACTGCATGAGGAGCACAGTGGAGCTCAATGTGATAGCGAAAAGTATGTGTGGGAGATTCACTTTAACTGAATACAAACTGAATTACAAGGGTCTGTGTGACAATTTTGTAATCTTAAGATAAAATTCTGACTCTTATTAAAATCAAAGCAGATACAAACTTTCAGCTTCAAGAGTTTGGTGTAAAATTTCTCACTTTTGTACGATATAATCTAACTTAGGAtatttaagttaataaaaataattgcttaaaatttttttcatataatataatttgaagGCTTTGGTACTGTGTCAACTTCACCCATGATATTAAAGGAACCgttcaccctgaaacacattaaatatgtcgATATTGCAATATTTGTGGTATCCTTAGTGATTctgataaaatgtaattgtttgtttgtttgtttgcataatAGGCTGTGTTCCAATTTGTACAACACCTCTGGCCACGCCCAAACAAGAGTTTCACAGCTGAATTCACAATAGTCAAATGTATCAGGGAAGTTAAAAGCAGAATAGTTAAAGGCACAATATTTATGCTAAAATAAAGGGCAAAAGAACAATCCACTAACTTACAGATGTCAACAAAGAAAAGCTAAATTGATAGATATCCCACTGTGCATCATGTTTctggtattttactgtaacatgcTCAGTGACCAATAGTTCAGCGTATGGTGTAAATAGTGTATCTTGACTAAAATCACACATCGTTGTATCTTTCTCGGTCTTCTTCCTTTCTGTaggtggagtgagtgtgtgagacactGCTGATGATGGCTGGTGTTGCTGTAGCTCTGTTGGTCTTGGCTGCAGTAGCTGCAGGAAGACTGATCCACCTCCACGCCTGGCAGGCGGGTCGGACCGCAGGAAGAGACTCGGTCTGGCTCGGCTTGGATTAGAAAAATATTCCTTTACGCTGCATTAACAGCAGCTCTTGTTCTGATCATGTCTGGAGACTCTTCAACTGTCTGTCATTAGTTATGGATCGCTAAACATTGCTGGACAGAGCATTTGTTCTGGTTTAACAGTTAGTGTCTGGcataagtatttaaaaaaatgggattaaaaaattttaataaataaaaagcataaaaGTTGAAagtgcaaaagtattcaccccttgaTGCAGTGAAACTCCAAAAACCTGTGATGTGCTCCAGATCCACAGTGATCCTGATCAGGATatagcgcttactgaagataaatgaatgaatgaacatcatATCATATCTGTTTACAGATCATACGCTATAACGGGACAAACGTATGTGCACctctgatcatcacacccatatgtggttcttcacaAAATCATACTTCTTAGACATGCCAATGGGTTTTGCATAGTGTAGGTCTGTTTTCTAAACCAAGCAGTTTTGTGTTTAAGTCATATTTTATCCAGAAAACTACATAAAACTACATTTAGATGATGTTATTTGGAGTAATTTATTAACAtactaatattttaaatattaaaagtatttgaaaacatttgggtgCATTATCCCATAACAAAGAATCACTGACAATAACAACTGCAAATTGCAAATATACCATAAATGCGAATATCTGCAAATAATTTgccaatttaaaaagaaattatcagttgttgttttatttatttatttatttattgtaatacaAAACAGCATTGTGTACACTGATATAATTTTGCTGAACATGTATGCGTACTAAAAGGAAGATTTCGTATCTGTACTAAAGTTATATTTTTTTGCaatcattttaaagaaagaCTCACTTTATACTCCAGGTCGGTAGATGGCGATATTGCACGGATATTAAACGGAACCGCACCGCGTCAAAACACgccgaagaagaagaaaaccacggaacaacaacagcaaccgaagaagaagaaaaagaggaagaggaagaggacgacGTACAAAAAATGGAGACGATAGACATCGCTTTAACTATACAGTAGCAAGAATAGCAATTATCTAGCTGGCTAATCTGCCTAGTATCTTAGCATTAACTAAATTAATTATCGAGGTTGATATTTAACACTTTAATCCCACAAGCAGGCGCTCTTATTCGTACATTTTGTGggtgagttgtttttttcttctcacttCAGTGAGCTGAGTGTCAGATGGCTCTTTCCTCCCTATACAAGCGCACTAGGTAGGGGGGGAATAACGGCTCGCGCACTCAGTGTAGTGCACTTATCTATACAATAAGGAGCCAATTGGGATTCAGCCCAGGTTTGGTTCGCGATAGCTGGGCACTGAAGGTAGATAAGACACTGATATCGTTTGCTGTCTAGCTGCAGAGACACAGATCATTTAAATATGCATTTCAGTTCATACATATTCACcgttaatatgcaaattaggtagCTGGATGTGACACAGGAAACCCTGCTGcagacatttttcacatgtcaCTGTTTTCCTGAAGAGCTcattaatacacactgtaaaatgtgtgtttccCCTCCTGCAGGAGTCATGGATAAGACACTGAGCAGTAGTGCGCCGGTCGTCCAGGTGTGTTTCCCCAATGTGCGAGCACAGGTGCTGGACAACCTGAACCGTCAGCGAGAGGAAGGACGACTGTGTGATCTGTCCATCCAGGTTCAAGGACAGGTGTTCAGGGCACATCGCTGCGTACTGGCGGCTTCCTCGCCCTACTTTCACGACCAGGTatgtaaaacaaattaaaaaaacaacaacatcctTCCAGGACCAGGATTAAGTTTAATCCTGCTCACTAGGCTTTAATCTGGACCGGGCGATacgacaaaaatatcatatcacgatacttgaggacatttttaCGATACATAATGTGTATCACGATGCATCGTTTAGATATCAAACAGTCATTTGGTATCTAAtttttaaactgagtttgacgatactttaatccctacaaagacaaagaagatgaattaaaaaaaaaaattgtcaaatcaacagcatccattcagtaccatttaatttgtaatgattaaaaaggATTGAAGAAaaatcaccataccaacgatatctcagaaaaacgtatcacgtaatcatttatcacgatatcgctattatatcgatatatcgcccagccctagcgttgtgttttgaaaatgattcaaatgttAACTGTGGAGCTTGGAAACTGACAGAAGGATTTGATCACTGTAACAATAAATATGTCACTTCACTTTTACCACGTAGTTTAAAGAAATTTATATCCTCCACTACAAATGAGttttagtttaatatttttttaaactccttttCTTTGGGGTGTGGCCATTTGCATAAATGATCGACAGTGGTGTCTCCACGGCGACGTAAACAACTCGATGACTGTGCTTGGGATGAAAGCTCGGACGATCCtgtacatgttttcatttttacaaaactaCAACATGGTTTAATTCACATTCCATCCTCAGCTTTAATAAACACGTGAcgtgggggtgaatacttctgCCGTCAAGTTTTTGTAAATCATCTTTACAAACGACGTTGATGTTTGTCCCCTTCGATGTCGTGGACCATTTGTGTAGACGCGTGACACAAAAGCCCAATTAATTCAGGTTTATTTCCTGGTTGTAAAGTCTGTGCGGGGGGTGAAAATTTATACTTATGTTTCCAGAGAAACCAGACGCCTTTCAATcagctgaagtgtgtgtgtgtgtgaatccgGAACGTTCTCTGCGTGTTCCCACAGGTGCTGCTGAAGAACGTGAGCACGGTGTCTCTGCCGTCCGTCATGGACCCTCTGGCCTTCGAGAGCGTCCTCAACTCGGCCTACACGGGCCAGCTGAGCATCGTGCGTGATGACATCGTCAACTACGTCACAGTGGCCAGCTTTCTGCAGATGTGGCACATTGTGGACAAGTGCACGGATATCCTCAAGAGGTCGCGACCTTTGACCCAGGCCAGCCCAGGCGTAGAGCCTGGCAACTCCAGGCACCAAAGTCCCAGCAGCTCAGACTGCCTGACTGAATCTGAGGAGCAGAAGAAGTCCCTCGGAGGAGAATGCGCTGCTCTTCCGCCTCTGGCCACCTGGAGGAGGCCGCAGCAGGTGCCACAGCAGGGTAAATGGGGCAAATCCAGGCTGTTTCTGCCACCCCAGCACAGAGCCAATTCTCCCCCGGCTGGAGAAGTAGAGCGGGCATGTAGCCCAGAGGCTACGAATGAGAGACGCAACTGGATGCGCTCTCGCCTCCGGGAGAACAGGGAGGTAGACGAGGAGGAGAGGAGGCGAGGGGAGAGGTGGATGGAGGCAGATGAAGGTGTAGGGGAGGAgtcagaggaggaggagcgaCGGGCCGGTGAGTGGAGCGTCTGCATCACTGCTGTTTAACTTTAACTCCTGTCCACCAGGGGgagctcgcgctctctctctctctcactctctgtctttgtgctttttttctccctcaaaGCGGATCAGACATTTTCTGCAccgcgagagtgtgtgtgttcgttgttgtgtatgtgtttttacCGTCTCTTCTGCTCTTCTCCTTCAggaggctgtggctcagggGCAACTCTTAAAAAGGAGGGGGAGaatgggggagagggagagggtgcAGAGAGGGACAAAGATCAGGAGGAAGGGTTTCTGCCAGCAGCTCAGGACGCACAGGAAGTGCTCGTCGCTGATCACTGTCCTCTTTCTGCTCGCGCTCAGTGGCAGCCGGCAGCTGATTGGTCGGCGGGTCCGTGCGCTCAGCCAGGCGGGAAGTTAATCGAGGATGCCGAGAAGGACGTAGAAGAAGTGGACTTCGGACGTTTCGCAGAGGGAGGATTCGAGGGAGAGACGTACGATGAGATTGAGGATGGCACAGGACAGGTTTCCCAGAGGCCTTTGCTTCCTGTGTCACCCGGCAATGCTGGGGGTGGAGTGGACTTTGTGTTAGGGCCTTCAGAGCTTCCCTGGACGTCAGGTGCTCTCTCATCCCTCTC
Proteins encoded in this region:
- the zbtb22a gene encoding zinc finger and BTB domain-containing protein 22 — encoded protein: MDKTLSSSAPVVQVCFPNVRAQVLDNLNRQREEGRLCDLSIQVQGQVFRAHRCVLAASSPYFHDQVLLKNVSTVSLPSVMDPLAFESVLNSAYTGQLSIVRDDIVNYVTVASFLQMWHIVDKCTDILKRSRPLTQASPGVEPGNSRHQSPSSSDCLTESEEQKKSLGGECAALPPLATWRRPQQVPQQGKWGKSRLFLPPQHRANSPPAGEVERACSPEATNERRNWMRSRLRENREVDEEERRRGERWMEADEGVGEESEEEERRAGGCGSGATLKKEGENGGEGEGAERDKDQEEGFLPAAQDAQEVLVADHCPLSARAQWQPAADWSAGPCAQPGGKLIEDAEKDVEEVDFGRFAEGGFEGETYDEIEDGTGQVSQRPLLPVSPGNAGGGVDFVLGPSELPWTSGALSSLSVPPSSSPVPSSSSPPSLTPYAGKVHFCHCGKAFTLKSMRDRHVKMQHLNLRPFICPVCAKSFKMKHHLTKHVKTHGALRPYECNVCGKKIIWRDSFLKHQVRCQHLANRPACTDTNEAESGQDEAEMEYEGYPGEGQVKMEHEGAPLEHVLKEEDGGSYT